A part of Quercus lobata isolate SW786 unplaced genomic scaffold, ValleyOak3.0 Primary Assembly Scq3eQI_249, whole genome shotgun sequence genomic DNA contains:
- the LOC115973575 gene encoding high mobility group B protein 3-like has protein sequence MSTMFGITVPALRGKDYGKTKMPYIYENAGLASRKWPHTKDGRDCSGKPLIVEKIVEKPSDPPKKKPTTTTTDRKKSSSTAPKAKKAKTDKKSKDPNAPKRPQTAFFLFMDDFRKTYKEENPDSKGGKEVAKEGGEKWKSLDRKREKYS, from the exons ATGAGCACCATGTTTGGGATTACAGTGCCAGCACTTAGGGGAAAGGACTACGGCAAGACTAAAATGC catatatatatgagaatgcAGGACTTGCGAGTAGGAAATGGCCCCATACCAAAGATGGGAGAGACTGTAGTGGTAAGCCACTAATTGTGGAGAAGATTGTGGAGAAGCCCAGTGACCCCCCCAAGAAGAAgcctactactactactacagacag GAAGAAATCAAGTTCAACAGCGCCGAAggcaaagaaagcaaaaactgACAAGAAGTCTAAGGATCCAAATGCCCCCAAGCGCCCACAAACtgccttctttctcttcat GGATGACTTTAGGAAGacttataaagaagaaaatcccGATTCGAAGGGTGGTAAAGAG GTAGCAAAGGAGGGTGGTGAGAAGTGGAAATCTCTagacagaaagagagaaaaatattcctAG